GATCAGAGTTTGTATTTTTTTTGAAAGTATATAGTTGCTATTAATCTAAGTGCATATTGTCAATCAGTCTCACGCCATCCACAACAACTACTATAAATGCTCTGAAATTTCTGTCTTTGTAGAAAAAATCAGTTTCCTGCAGGGTGTTTTCATCAGCGATTAAGAAATATTCAAGCTGCATTCCGGGTTGATCATCAAAAATATCCGTCACCCTTTCTTTAATTTCCGGAATGGTAACAGTACGGAACCAGTCGTTTACTTTTTGTAAAGTTTCAAAAATAATTTTGGAAGCTTCTTTTCGGTCTTCATGGAGTCTTTGGTTTCTTGAACTTAATGCAAGTCCGTTTTCGGCTCTGTAAATGGAAACACCTGTTATCTTAACCGGCAGATGTTTTTTCTCAACCATTTTTTTGATAATGGCAAGCTGCTGGAAATCTTTTTCTCCAAAATAGGCATGATCAGGCTGTATTTGCCTGAAAAGCTCCTCTACAACAGTTCCCACTCCGTCAAAATGTCCCGGTCTCGATTTTCCTTCCATTTCATTCTCCAGTCCTTCAAAATCATATTGCTTGCTTTCCGCTTTCTCAGGATAGATATCTGCTACCTCAGGAATGTAAACAGCATCTACCAAACCTGAATTTTCTAAGATCAGGATATCCCTGTTGATATCTCTTGGATATTTTTCAAGGTCTTCAGCGCTGTTGAACTGGGTTGGATTTACAAAAATTGAAGAGATAACAAGGTCATTCTCTTTTTTTGCTTCTTCATAAAGAGAAAGATGACCTTTATGTAAAGCCCCCATGGTAGGAGCAAAGCCAATTCTTTTTCCCATTTCTTTCTGTCTTTCAATGAAATCCTGAAGGACTTTCCTGTTTTTTATAACTTCCATAGATTATTTTAATACTATTTCAAAAATACTAAAAATATAACATAATAAAATGCGTTTTTAACAAATTGCAAAAGGGAATTTTCGTAAAAAAATGTTAATTAAAATAATGTTGGATGTTTTTTTGTAATTTTGCACATTAAAGCATTTTTACAAAAATTAGATAGAAAGTTTATGCCGAATCAAAAAATACTGTACATTACTACAGAGATGTTTCCATATCAGGAAGATACCAATATGGCTGCAGTGGTAAACAAAATGGCACTTAAGATGCACAATGAAGGCAATGATGTAAGAGTTTTTATGCCAAGATTTGGACAAATAAGTGAGAGAAAATTCCAACTTCATGAGGTAATCCGCCTTTCAGGAATGAATATTATCATTAATGATCTGGATCAGCCTTTAATCATTAAAGTAGCGTCTCTTCCGGGGGAAAGACTTCAGGTTTACTTTATTGACAATGAAGAATACTTCAAAAGAAAGCAATATTATTTCGACGATGAAGAAATTCCTTTCGATGACAATGACGAAAGAGCTATTTTCTTTGCAAGAGGGGTGATTGAGACGATCAAGAAGCTGAACTGGGTTCCGGATGTGATCCACTTAAATGGTTGGATGTCTTCATTTGTTCCAATTTATCTTAAAACGTATTACGAATCAGATACTTATTTTAAAGACGCTAAAATTGTACTTTCTCTCTATAATGAGAAAGACGCTGATCTGGACAAAAAGATCGATGAAAAGCTGCAATTTGATAATATTTCAGGATTAAAAGCGTTAGATAACCCAACAATCAAAAGCTTTGTTATCGAAAGTATGAACTATGTAGATATGGTGGTGAAGGGAGATGAGTTCCTTGATGAAGACCTGGATCAGGCCTTCAATGTAACCGCTATCCAAAAGTCGGAATATCTTGACATAGATTCTATAAATCAACTTTATTAAAACACATTTTTAATGACTCATACTCTTAAAAGGACTTTCGTCGTAATTTTACTGGCGATTTTCGGAAGTACAATCCTTTATAACTGTGAACCTGATGCAGATTCTCTTGGTGAGCAATTATTTGATAAAGATGCGGCAGCAGGTACTGAAATTCCATATGACCTTATTGCTTACAACTACAACAACAATGATTCTATCAGAAGTGATGCTGCGAGGCTTATCAGCGGATATGATCAGAATGGAGCTGTGCCGACAACCGGAGTTCTGGGAGCTTTTACTGAAAATCAGTTTGGGATGCAGAAAGCTTCTTATGTTACTCAATTGAGAATGCCGGTAGATAATTTTGACTTTACGGGGCCTAATGCAAAAGTGGACTCTGTAGTTTTGGTTGTGAGACCTCCAGCAAACACAGCTAATAATACATATTTCTTCGAACAGGATTCAATAAAAACGAATACCTATGAGAAAAGTGATTTCCCGGTAGATGGTGAAAATATCGCTGTATCTATTAGTAAAAAAACTTACCCTGTTCGTAAATATGGTAAAATCGGAGGAATTTCCAAATCTATGAAAATCAATGTAGAGGAATCTACTACGTTCATGGATACAAATAACGATGCTCTTACACGTTCTAATGCAAACGTAACTACAGGTGAATTGTTAGGATCCGGTGTTTTTGACGGAAATGTGAGTTCTTTAGCTATTACAAAAAAATCTGATGGTTCAACTGTATTTACAGGAAACCTTGGATTCAGAATAAAACTAAGTAATACTGCTTTTTTCCAGACTCATATTATAGATAAAAAAGGAAAACCTGAACTTCAGGATGCGTCCAACTTTACCAGATATTTTAAAGGAATAAAGCTTTCTGTAGAAGAAACAGACAGATACCTGTTCCAGTTCTCACCTAATGATATGGAACTGATCATGTATTATAAATATGATAAAACAGATAATGGTACTGTAACAAGACCGCAGACAACACTTAAGTTCAACTTAGGATCTGCTAATGCTCATCTCGGACAGTATGAATATAACAGATCAGGGTCAGCACTTTCAAATGCTCTGGCAACAAGCAGCAGCCAGGTCGGTGATCCGAAAATTTTTGTTCAGGGTATGGGAGGACCATCTGCAGTAGTGAGAATCCCGGACGAAACTATTGCAGCACTTAAAGATTTATTTGTTAAAGACAAGATCGGTATCATAGGAGCTAAAATCAGATTTTATGTAGATCCATCTAGCTGGGTGAATAAAAATTCAACGGAAGACAGAAGATTTACTATTGTTCCTATTAAGACAAAAACAGGTACCATATTAGATTTCTCATCTTTTTCATTGGATACGCTAGCTGGTCTTAGTCTATATTATTATAACCAGAAACCTGAGTACTATGACTTTGTGGTAACAAAAACACTTAAGGATATTATTGAAGGGAAAAAGGAGAAAGATGATAAAGGAGATGATGTTCTGATAGTTAACAGACCTTTTTATATCAACACAGGATCGTTTGTTAGCAGTGCTACAGGAAGTCTTGTAGGTGCTCTTAGAACAACCAGAGCATTTGATATGAACAGAGTAATTCTTACAGGGACAGAAAAAACGAACCCGAATAGAGTTCAGTTGAGAGTAACTTACGCTACAAAAAAATAAAACACAAAAAAATAAAACACTAGACAAAATAAATATGTGCGGAATAGTAGGATATACAGGTTTTCAAGACGCTTACGAAATTGTAATCAATGGTCTTAGAAGATTAGAATATAGAGGATATGACAGTGCCGGAATTGTTTTAGAAGGTCCAGATAATAAACTTGAAGTAGAAAAAACAAAGGGGAAGGTAGAGGATTTGGTGAATATCTCAGAAAACTTAAAAGGAAAATTCAAAGTTGGAATGGGCCACACACGTTGGGCTACCCACGGAGTTCCAAGTGACAGAAATTCCCACCCGCATTTGTCAAACAATGGGAAAATAGCAATCGTACATAATGGTATCATAGAAAACTATGATACCATTAAAACAATGCTTACAGAAAAAGGTTTTACTTTCAAATCCGAAACAGATACTGAAGTGTTGGTAAACCTTATCCAGTATTTTATGGATCTTAAGTCTGAAACTGATTTTCCAACAGCAGTAAGATATGCCCTTAATGAGGTATACGGAGCTTATGCAATTACAGTTCTTCATGAAGATTATCCGGGAGTATTGGTAGTAGGAAGATTAGGTTCTCCTCTGGCAATAGGAATCGGAGATAAAGAATACTTTATCGCTTCTGATGCTTCTCCTTTTGTAGAATTTACAAAAGAAGCAATCTACCTTGAAGAAGGGCATATGGCAACAATCTCTCTGGAAAATGGTGTAGATATCAGAACAATCAATGAAAACTCTAAAATTGAGCCTGAAATTCAGGAACTTAAAATGAGCTTGGAACAGATTGAAAAAGGAGGATATGAGCATTTTATGCTTAAAGAAATCTTTGAACAGCCTAAGTCTGTACATGATACAATGAGGGGTAGACTTCTTGTAGATGAGGGAGTTATCAAAATGGCAGGAATCTGGGATCATGTTGAAAAATTCAAAAATGCCAACAGAATTATTATCATTGCATGCGGTACTTCATGGCATGCAGGTCTGATTGGAGAATATTTGATTGAAGAGTATGCAAGAATTCCAGTAGAAGTAGAGTATGCTTCAGAATTCAGATACAGAAATCCTATTATCACAGATAAAGATGTTGTTATTGCCATTTCTCAGTCAGGAGAAACAGCAGATACCATGGCAGCATTAAAATTGGCAAAAGAAAAAGGAGCATTTATATATGGTATCTGTAATGTAGTAGATTCTTCAATCGCGAGAATTACAGATGCTGGCTCGTATACTCACGCAGGTCCTGAAATAGGGGTGGCTTCTACAAAAGCATTTACAGCACAGCTTACCATCCTTAGTTTGATTGCATTAAAATTAGGAAAGCATAACGGGAATTTAGGAAATGCTGAATTCATGAGTTTAATTGCTGAGCTTGATGCTATTCCTAAAAAAATAGAAGAAGTACTTAGTACCACTCATGAGCTGACTCAGAATATCGCAAAAGACTTTGTGAAAGCAACCAATTTCCTTTATTTAGGAAGAGGTTACAACTATCCTGCCGCTTTAGAAGGGGCTTTAAAGCTAAAAGAAATTTCTTATATTCACGCAGAAGGATATCCTGCCGCAGAGATGAAACATGGCCCGATTGCTTTGATCGATGAAAATATGCCAATCGTAATTATAGCTCCTAAAAAAGGACATTATGATAAAATTGTGAGTAATGTTCAGGAAATTAAGGCAAGAAAAGGGAAAATCATCGCTGTAGTCAATAAAGGAGACCGTCAGGTAAGTGCAATGGCAGATTATGTTATTGAAATTCCTGAAACATCAGAATGTTTCTCGCCAATCGTTGCTTCCGTACCTCTACAACTGCTTGCTTACTATATTGCAGTCTATAGAGGAGCAAACGTGGATCAGCCGAGAAACCTTGCAAAATCTGTAACCGTGGAATAAAAAGTAGTTGTAAATAAAATAAATTTAGATTTCTTCCGTTATTTCAAAAAAAATCTTAAAAGTTTCTTAAAAAAATTATATATTTACGGCTTAATTATAAAAATTAACATGAAAAGGATATTTCTTTTATTATTGTCTGCGTCAGTAGCATCGGTATCTTGTTCAGGTGGTGGCAGCTCTTCTGTAGGGAAGCCTGGAACAAAAGGAGAATTGATACCAAGAGAAAAAACGAAATCATTTGTTGCGGAAAGACCATACGGAATGGTCGCAATTCCAGCAGGTTCATTTGTTGCCGGTTTAGCAGACCAGGATCCAACAAATACCCCTGAAAAAGCAGCATTGAAAACCGTTACTGTTTCTTCTTTCTTCATGGATGAAGCAGAAACTACCAATGCAGAATACAGAGTATTTATCAATTATGTAAGAGATTCTATCGCAAGAACTTTACTAGCCGAAGCTGCCGGAGAAGGTGGTGACGAAGGAGGCCGTAAGGGAGCAGCTATAGGAGATTATGCATACCTTGCTAAAAAAGAAGAAAATTTAACGCCTTATCAAGAATATATGGAAGGCCAGGGTGGCCGTGATGACGGAAGCTATGATTCCAGCAAAAGATTAGATTGGAAAATTCCTTTACACTGGAGTACAACAAAATATCCTGACGTAGAGTACGCAGAGGTTTTAGAATCTATGTATCTACCTTCTTCTTCAAGAATTGGAAACGAAAGAATTTTAGATGTAAGTAAGCTTAAATATACCTACCGTTGGGGGGATATGGATGCTGCACTTGCAGATAACGAAAGAGGTGCAAACTATCTGAAGAGTCAGAGTATCGCAATCTATCCTGATACTACTGTTTGGGTAAAAGATTTTCACTTTGCTTACAATGAGCCATTGTTTGAACAGTATTTCTGGCACAAAGCTTACAAAAGCTACCCTGTAGTTGGTGTAACCTGGGATCAGGCAAGAGCTTATTGTAACTTCAGATCTAAATTGAAAACTGATTACAACGAAAGTTTAAAAAGAAAAAAACAAAGACCATTGCAGTTCCGTCTTCCAACTGAAACTGAATGGGAATATGCTGCAAGAGGAGGTATGCAAAATGCTACTTACCCTTGGGGTGGTCCATATTTAATGGATGACAGAGGTTGTTACCTTGCCAACTTCAAACCGAAGAGAGGTAACTATATGGAAGACGAGAAAAAAGGTACTTATACATATACAGCTCCAGTTAAGAAATTTAAGAAAAATGGGTTTGGGTTATTTGATATGGCTGGAAACGTTTCTGAGTGGACACTATCTTCGTTTAACAATTCTTCATCAGGATTCTCTTCTACATTAAATCCTTCTACTAAAGATAAAAAGGATACGAAGAAATCTGTAAGAGGTGGATCTTGGAAAGATATAGGATATGCACTAATGACAGGTGCTAGAGACTGGGAAAGAAAAGATTCCGCAAGAAGCTATATCGGATTCAGAACTGTTCAGGATATTCCTGAAGCAGCAGTTAAGCCAAGAAGAGTTAACAGATAATTAACCGACAATTATTTTTCAATACAATTTTATTTAACATTAAAAAAACTAACTCAATATGTTTAAGACTAAAGATGCTTGGATGAATTTCTTCTATTCATTCGGTGCTGCAATTGTAATTCTTGGAGCTTGGCTTAAAATTACTCACATTACCCTGGGACCAATTAACGGTAATATCGCTCTTACGGTAGGGCTTATTACAGAGGCTATTATCTTTATTATTTTCGCATTTGACCCTCCAAAAACTGAAGAGTCTTATGCATGGGAAAATGTTTATCCTGAATTATTAGATAAGCATGCTCACCCAAACCCACTACATTCTAATGTAACGACTAAAAATACAAACGCACAATTTGCTGAATTAGAAAACTCTCTTTCTAACAAATTGGATAAAATGCTTCAGGATGCTAAATTAGATGTTCAGTTATTTGATAGATTAAGAACAGGAATTGATAAATTCTCAAGTTCTGTAGACCAAATTAATCAAACAGTTGATGTATCTGCTTCTACACATAAATATAACGATCAGCTAAACAAAGCTGCTCAACATATGGAAAGCATGAATGCGTTATACGCAATGCAGCTTGAAAGCGGTAAAAAGCAATCTGAATTTGCTAACAAATATGTGGCAGATATGCAGAAGTCAGCAGAGCAATCTGAAAAATTCAATCAAGAGCTACAAGGTTTAACAACTAATCTTAATAATTTAAATAGAGTTTATGGTGGTATGCTTACTGCTATGAAGTCTTAATTCCTAACCATTTCTAAATTTAACTACTTAATTAAAAAACAAAGAAAAGAGAATGGCACAAGGAAAACAGACACCTCGTCAGAAGATGATCAACCTGATGTATTTGGTGTTCATCGCGATGATGGCCCTAAATATTGATGCAGAAATCATCAGATCCTATTATGACTCTACAAAAGCGTTGAATGAGACTAGGACTTTAACAGAAAAGAAAAACGAAAAGATTTTTGAAAGAACCCTGGAGGCTAAGGCGCAACAGGTTCCGGATACTTACGCAGAACCTTGGGCACAGTATAAAGTACTGAAATCTAAAATTGATGTGTTAGTGAAATCAGCTCAGGATATCAAAGACTTGTTGAAAAAACAATCTGAGTTTCATGAGAAAGATAAAGACGGTAAAGATATTGATGTAGCTGAAAACTTTGCTGCATTAAATAATAATGAAGCTACAACTGAGTATTTCTTTAAAGAAGGAGATGAAAATGCACCTTCAAAGAATGCGTTAGACCTAAAAAATAAAATTGATGAAGTAAGAAAATATATCAATGCTACTTTTGGGAATAATGCTCAGCTTAAAGATTTAGTTGAAAGAGCTAACAAGTCTCTTATTGCAGAATATCCTAAAGGAAAATCTCCAAATGAAAAGACCTGGTTCCAAAATAAATTTTACCATCAGCCTTTAATTGCTGCGATATCTAATTTGGAAATTATCCAAAATGATGCCAGAAATGTACAGTCTGATGCATTGGCACTATTACTTCAGGAAAAAGTAGATGCGAATATTAAATTCTCAAGCTATGAACCTATTGTTTCAGGTCCGGTAGATATCCAGGCGGGAAAACAAGCTGAAGTAAAAGTAATGTTAGGTACTTATTCTAACAGTAATAAGATCAGCATTTCCGGAGTGAGCAAAACGGAAAATGGTAAAGGTTCTATTGCCATTTCAGGTTCTGGAATTGGTGAACATAAATTAGGAGGAACTATTACATTAACAGATGCTACAGGTAAGCCGCAAAGTTTCCCTTGGACGCATACTTATAACGTAATTGCAGGACCTAGAGAAGTAAAACTTGAAAAAGGATTATTACTTTCTGCAGATAAAATGAATGTAATGTATAGAGGACTTGAGAACCCTGTATCAGGATCAATCTTAGGTGCCGATAATTCCAAACTTTCATTATCCGCTCCTGGAGCTTCAGTGAAGAATATTGGACCGGGTAAATGGAGTGTTAAACCAGCTGCAGGTAATGTAGTTAAATTAACATTATCAGGTGTTGATCCTTTCGGAAAATCAGTATCTCAGGTATTTGAATATAGAATTAAGAATGTTCCACCACCTAGAGGTGAGATGAGAGGTCAGAATGTATTGTCTATGCCGGCAACTTCTATTCCTAACCAATCTGTACAGGCTGCTATTCCTGACTTTGACTTCCCGGTTTCATTTACTGTTACTCAGTTTATGGTAAGAATACCTGGTAGAGCAGCTCTACTTGTTCATGGTAACTCACTGGATGAAGCAGCAGGTCTGGTTAAGAATTTAAGAACGGGTGATGTAGTTTCTATCTTTGATATTAAAGCTACAGCTCAGGGGCTTGATGGTCAGGTGATTAAAAACATTACTCCTATAATTATTAATGTTCAATAGGACTAAAAATTGTAATTTATTATGAAAAAATATATTAGCACTCTTTTAGTATTAGTTTCGGGATTTGCCTTTTCCCAGACTATTCTAAACGCTTCTTCTGCAGAAGAGTTTAGACAGATGAGAGCGGACAACAAACAAAAAGTTGGTGATACTATTATAGATAAAACAGTAAAGCCTCTTGAATATGGATTTGTTGAGGATAAAGATATCCTTAAGAGTATGTTTGTTTGGGAAATCATTGATATGAATGATAAGATCAACCAGCCATTCTATTATGACAATCCGGATGGCCTTCTTGCTACTCCTACAAGATCTCTATATCAGTTGTTATTAGATGCTGCTTTAACTGGAAAAATTGAGCAGGTTTATGATGATGAAAACTTTACCGTAAAGCTTTCACCTGAAGGAATTCAGAAAAGATTGGAAAAAGTAATCATTAATGATGCTGCTATCGATATCCTAAATTCTGGAAGACAGCTTACAGATCAGGAAAAGAAACAATATACCGATGTATTTAAGACCACTACTGATAAAGTAAAAGTTCTTAAAATAATGGGTATGTGGTTTATTGATAAGAGAGATGGGCAGATGAAATACAGACCTTTGGGAATTGCTGCAATGGGTCCTGATCCTGCAGTACAGGGTGTTATTGGGCCTGATGGGAAACCTATTGCCAGCAACGATGAGCTGATCGATTTGTTCTGGATTTTCTATCCTAATGCAAGAGATATTTTAGCAAATAACTATGTTTTCAATAGAAAAAATTCTTCTGCTGACTTATCTTTTGACGATGTGATCAATGCAAGAAGATTCTCTTCTGTTATCTATAAATCTTCAAGCGGTTTAGGAGACGGTACAATCAAAGATTATGTTCCTAAAGATGCTGATGATCAGTTAGAAGAAAGTAACAGAATCAAAGCACAGATTCTGGAAATGGAAAATGATATGTGGAATTACTAACTTTCACTTGATATTTATACAAAACCTGAGTACTTTTACTCAGGTTTTTTTTATTATGAGAAATGTAGATTATATTATTGTAGGCGATGGATATGCAGGGCTTTTTTTAGCCCATCACCTGATTATGAATAAAAAGTCCTTTGTGATCTTTTCCGAAGGAAAAAAGAGTGCTTCACAGGTTTCTGCAGGCATCATTAATCCTGTTGTTCTTAAGAAGTTTACCACATTCTGGAAAGCGCAGGAGCAGATTGATTTTCTTAAGGCAAGTCTTAAAGAAATAGAATCCTATACCGGAGAAAATTATTTGATTAATGCACCTATCCACAGAATCTTTCATGATGAGAATGAACAGAACCTGTGGCTGAAAAAATCGGCAAATGAAGAATTAACTAATTTTCTTGATCAAAATTTCGATCGCTTAAATGGGTTAAAAAACGATTTTCTGACGGGAAAGGTGAATCAGTCTGCCAGACTGAATGTAAGTGGTTTTTTTGCAGGTTTATTCAGTTTTTTAAAAAAAAATGATCATTTAATAAATGAAAAGTTTGATTATACCAAAGTAAACCCTTCCGAATCATCCTATAAAGATTTTATTTTTAAAAATATTATTTTCTGTGAGGGAATGGGAGTGAAAGACAATCCGTATTTTTCAGAAATTATGGTAAATCCCAATAAGGGACATCATATAAAAGTTAAACTATCACAGCCAATTCCTGAAAACATAACCATTAAAAAGAAACATTTCTTATTCCCTACGGGAAATGGGCTTTATTTTTATGGAGGAACTTATGACAGAGAACAGCTTCACCAGCATATTGATGAATCGGCGGTTGCTCAGTTGGTTAAAGGACTTTCCGAATTTTATCCTTACAATTTTGAAGTTGAGGAAGTACACTTTGGTTTTCGACCTACAGTAAAAGACCGAAGACCAATTATTGGTAGGCATGAAAATTTCAGTAACTTATATGTATTTAATGGGTTGGGGGCCCGTGGTATTTTGAACGGCTGTTATTTTTCAAGAGACCTTATTCGTTTTATTGAAGAAGATATCCCATTGCATGAAGAAGTTTCATGGGACAGGTTTAAATAATTACGAGTAGTAGGTCATTCAACATTTCAGAAAACCAATGTCAAATTTATGAATGAAAATATTTTAGGTATCGTTGCAGGAGTTCTCACTTCTATTTCCATGATTCCTCAGCTAATAAAGGTTATTCGGGAAAAAAATGTGGAAGATATTTCCTTACTCATGCTTTTGGTTCTTATTTCAGGGCTGTCATTATGGGTGTGGTATGGCTTCAAGAAGTATGAACTGCCTATTATAATATCGAATTCATTTGCCGTACTGGTGAATATAAGTCTTCTGATCTGTTACATGAAGTACAATAAAAAGTAATTCTGAAATTAAGAATAAAAAAAGGACGCCTTACAGAATAAGGCGTCTTTGTATTTTAACTGCAGACTGCAGACTATTGAAGAACAAATTTAGCTAAAGGAGCCATTCTTGCTTTGTTTAAAGTCAGTGTATTTCCATTTACAGAATAGTTATCTGCTGCCAGAATTGCTTTCGTAAACTGATTTTCAATATCAAGATCTTCACAAGCCATCATCGTAGACATTCCCTGATTGAATTTAATTCTCATTATTTCAGGTTTTATCTCAAAAGTACCACCCAGCCCGTTACATCCTGCATGACCTTCATACCTCATTCCATCCATCTCCAGTTTGAAATAAGGGTTGTTTTTAGGATTTTTCAGCTTGATAGGCTGCCCGTTAAGCTCAGTTAATTTCCAGGTTTTTCCTGTAATATCAGCATTTGTTTTTTGTGCACTGGTTTGTGGTTTACAAGAAACAACAAGGAAAGTGGCCAGAACAAGTGCGGATAAATAATAATAAAAGCTTTTCATAATTGTTATTTTTAATATGAATTTGGATACATTATACTAATATGATGCCATTTTTGCTGGCCCTGCGTCTTTTTTTGCCTGTTTAAGATGGAAAAGGACCATGTCTACATTTTTCTTTAAAAACGTGATATTTCCTTTAATTTCAGAGTATTGGTACTCTTCATTAGAAGCCGTGTACTCAGGTAAAGCAATGCTTTTTTTAAGGTCATAAGTTTTACCGTTTAAATGTACAGTGGCTGTATTTTTAGTACTGTTGATAGATACTTCTATCTTTTCTCCGTCGCTGTCTACATAGATATTCTTAGAAATATCATCTGTATTTTCAGGAGTGGCTGCGGTAATGGTTTCGGCTTCTTTTCCCGGATGTTTACACGCTGCTAAGGAAACAATGGTCAATCCCCAAAGGATAGGTGTTAATAATTTTTTCATAGTGATAAGTGATTTTAAAGTGTTTCATGAATTGTGGTGTTAATACTATATAAAAATACGAATATTTTTAATCAATATATGTTAATTTTACATAAAATAATAGTATTTTTTAATTAGTCTGCCTGTGGCACGGCTATCTTAAAAACATTTTTCGGAGAAACAGGAGGTTACGAACTGTAGATTTAGAAATTCAATAAAGATATTTTAACTGTCTTGTTTTCAATTAAATCAATATTTTTTTTTCATTTGTCATTGGTGTGTAAATTTTTTGCAAAAGTAATTTAAAAATAAGACAATGCTGATATGAAGATGTAAATAATTAAGAATCATGATAAAACTTAGTTTTTCTTACATTTATTTTTTTTCCTTATAAAGAATTATTTTCAAGTAAAATTTTTAAAAAATGATGGTATGGAATGTTAAAAAAAGCAACATCTCTGTTATCTATTCCTGCTTTTTCGTTTTAAATTAATAAGGTTTTATGAATTTTAAGTTTATTTTAATGTAACACTATAATAGCCAAAATAGCCCTTTAATAAAGGGAAAGATGGATATTTGTGAGGGATAGGAATTTAAGTATTTTAAAGA
This genomic window from Chryseobacterium sp. MEBOG06 contains:
- the glmS gene encoding glutamine--fructose-6-phosphate transaminase (isomerizing) — encoded protein: MCGIVGYTGFQDAYEIVINGLRRLEYRGYDSAGIVLEGPDNKLEVEKTKGKVEDLVNISENLKGKFKVGMGHTRWATHGVPSDRNSHPHLSNNGKIAIVHNGIIENYDTIKTMLTEKGFTFKSETDTEVLVNLIQYFMDLKSETDFPTAVRYALNEVYGAYAITVLHEDYPGVLVVGRLGSPLAIGIGDKEYFIASDASPFVEFTKEAIYLEEGHMATISLENGVDIRTINENSKIEPEIQELKMSLEQIEKGGYEHFMLKEIFEQPKSVHDTMRGRLLVDEGVIKMAGIWDHVEKFKNANRIIIIACGTSWHAGLIGEYLIEEYARIPVEVEYASEFRYRNPIITDKDVVIAISQSGETADTMAALKLAKEKGAFIYGICNVVDSSIARITDAGSYTHAGPEIGVASTKAFTAQLTILSLIALKLGKHNGNLGNAEFMSLIAELDAIPKKIEEVLSTTHELTQNIAKDFVKATNFLYLGRGYNYPAALEGALKLKEISYIHAEGYPAAEMKHGPIALIDENMPIVIIAPKKGHYDKIVSNVQEIKARKGKIIAVVNKGDRQVSAMADYVIEIPETSECFSPIVASVPLQLLAYYIAVYRGANVDQPRNLAKSVTVE
- a CDS encoding DUF4270 family protein, whose amino-acid sequence is MTHTLKRTFVVILLAIFGSTILYNCEPDADSLGEQLFDKDAAAGTEIPYDLIAYNYNNNDSIRSDAARLISGYDQNGAVPTTGVLGAFTENQFGMQKASYVTQLRMPVDNFDFTGPNAKVDSVVLVVRPPANTANNTYFFEQDSIKTNTYEKSDFPVDGENIAVSISKKTYPVRKYGKIGGISKSMKINVEESTTFMDTNNDALTRSNANVTTGELLGSGVFDGNVSSLAITKKSDGSTVFTGNLGFRIKLSNTAFFQTHIIDKKGKPELQDASNFTRYFKGIKLSVEETDRYLFQFSPNDMELIMYYKYDKTDNGTVTRPQTTLKFNLGSANAHLGQYEYNRSGSALSNALATSSSQVGDPKIFVQGMGGPSAVVRIPDETIAALKDLFVKDKIGIIGAKIRFYVDPSSWVNKNSTEDRRFTIVPIKTKTGTILDFSSFSLDTLAGLSLYYYNQKPEYYDFVVTKTLKDIIEGKKEKDDKGDDVLIVNRPFYINTGSFVSSATGSLVGALRTTRAFDMNRVILTGTEKTNPNRVQLRVTYATKK
- the gldL gene encoding gliding motility protein GldL, which codes for MFKTKDAWMNFFYSFGAAIVILGAWLKITHITLGPINGNIALTVGLITEAIIFIIFAFDPPKTEESYAWENVYPELLDKHAHPNPLHSNVTTKNTNAQFAELENSLSNKLDKMLQDAKLDVQLFDRLRTGIDKFSSSVDQINQTVDVSASTHKYNDQLNKAAQHMESMNALYAMQLESGKKQSEFANKYVADMQKSAEQSEKFNQELQGLTTNLNNLNRVYGGMLTAMKS
- the gldK gene encoding gliding motility lipoprotein GldK, which produces MKRIFLLLLSASVASVSCSGGGSSSVGKPGTKGELIPREKTKSFVAERPYGMVAIPAGSFVAGLADQDPTNTPEKAALKTVTVSSFFMDEAETTNAEYRVFINYVRDSIARTLLAEAAGEGGDEGGRKGAAIGDYAYLAKKEENLTPYQEYMEGQGGRDDGSYDSSKRLDWKIPLHWSTTKYPDVEYAEVLESMYLPSSSRIGNERILDVSKLKYTYRWGDMDAALADNERGANYLKSQSIAIYPDTTVWVKDFHFAYNEPLFEQYFWHKAYKSYPVVGVTWDQARAYCNFRSKLKTDYNESLKRKKQRPLQFRLPTETEWEYAARGGMQNATYPWGGPYLMDDRGCYLANFKPKRGNYMEDEKKGTYTYTAPVKKFKKNGFGLFDMAGNVSEWTLSSFNNSSSGFSSTLNPSTKDKKDTKKSVRGGSWKDIGYALMTGARDWERKDSARSYIGFRTVQDIPEAAVKPRRVNR
- a CDS encoding glycogen/starch synthase, giving the protein MPNQKILYITTEMFPYQEDTNMAAVVNKMALKMHNEGNDVRVFMPRFGQISERKFQLHEVIRLSGMNIIINDLDQPLIIKVASLPGERLQVYFIDNEEYFKRKQYYFDDEEIPFDDNDERAIFFARGVIETIKKLNWVPDVIHLNGWMSSFVPIYLKTYYESDTYFKDAKIVLSLYNEKDADLDKKIDEKLQFDNISGLKALDNPTIKSFVIESMNYVDMVVKGDEFLDEDLDQAFNVTAIQKSEYLDIDSINQLY
- the panC gene encoding pantoate--beta-alanine ligase, which codes for MEVIKNRKVLQDFIERQKEMGKRIGFAPTMGALHKGHLSLYEEAKKENDLVISSIFVNPTQFNSAEDLEKYPRDINRDILILENSGLVDAVYIPEVADIYPEKAESKQYDFEGLENEMEGKSRPGHFDGVGTVVEELFRQIQPDHAYFGEKDFQQLAIIKKMVEKKHLPVKITGVSIYRAENGLALSSRNQRLHEDRKEASKIIFETLQKVNDWFRTVTIPEIKERVTDIFDDQPGMQLEYFLIADENTLQETDFFYKDRNFRAFIVVVVDGVRLIDNMHLD